In the genome of Oncorhynchus clarkii lewisi isolate Uvic-CL-2024 chromosome 4, UVic_Ocla_1.0, whole genome shotgun sequence, one region contains:
- the LOC139407310 gene encoding peptidyl-prolyl cis-trans isomerase FKBP3-like has translation MAAELTREWSDEQLKSDDLPKKDIIKFIQDNATHSFLAEHKLMGNIKNVAKTAKKEQLIIAYNDLFESKRFLGSEPIEDVTEHVKNVKIDDKPKEVVEVVDEGPPKFFKSVLKKGDKTNFPKKGDNVSCWYTGSLEDGTVFDTNIPATARKKKQSKPLSFKVGLGRVIKGWDEGILTMSKGETAKLEIEPEWAYGKKGLPDSKIPPNAKLIFEVELVAVD, from the exons ATGGCGGCTGAATTGACCAGAGAGTGGAGCGATGAACAGCTAAAAAGTGATGATCTACCCAAAAAAGACATTATTAAGTTCATTCAGGACAATGCTACCCATTCG TTTCTTGCAGAACACAAGCTGATGGGAAATATCAAGAATGTTGCAAAAACGGCAAAGAAGGAGCAACTAATTATTGCATACAACGATTTGTTTGAGAGCAAG AGATTTTTAGGTTCAGAACCCATTGAAGATGTGACGGAGCATGTGAAAAATGTGAAGATCGACGACAAGCCAAAAGAAGTTGTGGAAGTCGTTGATGAG GGTCCTCCTAAGTTCTTCAAGTCTGTGCTGAAGAAAGGTGACAAGACTAACTTCCCTAAGAAGGGAGACAATGTGAGCTGTTGGTACACTGGCTCCCTGGAGGATGGCACAGTGTTTGACACCAACATCCCTGCAA CTGCCAGAAAGAAGAAACAGAGCAAGCCACTTAGCTTCAAAGTTGGCCTGGGCCGGGTCATCAAAGGG TGGGATGAAGGTATCTTAACGATGAGCAAAGGCGAGACAGCCAAACTGGAGATTGAACCAGAATGGGCCTACGGGAAGAAAGGACTTCCTGATTCAAA AATCCCACCAAACGCAAAGCTGATCTTCGAGGTCGAGCTGGTCGCCGTCGATTAA